One Papaver somniferum cultivar HN1 chromosome 10, ASM357369v1, whole genome shotgun sequence genomic window carries:
- the LOC113318122 gene encoding transcription activator GLK1-like isoform X2 — protein sequence MLALASLRNCSDERKGAENLEMEGSTFSIGVDDDFSTGNLLDDIDFDDLFVGMDYGDVLPDLEIDPEILAEFSVSGSGEESEFHNLSSSISNDQEFLFFDDDNKQHIVKRSEEDEDSGSGSAGSCLSSRGDEIVSKRDDSSSTKADNDNQSQKDSSKCRKSTSSSQSKGSSQGKRKVKVDWTPELHRRFVQAVEQLGMDKAVPSRILEIMGIDCLTRHNIASHLQKYRSHQKHLLAREAEAASWSQRRQLYGGGGAASRGNTNNKIRSEPHHPHHNPWIAPTMGFPPPTPPNLLHPYRPLHVWGHPTVDPSSMHVWPKHLLHHAPSPPPPPTSHPRWPPPPPSLTPTSSPPDPSSFWHPNHHQRLVSNNALTAGTPCYPHQQQLGTMRPISSAPLVPGILPPAHATMYKLEHGIGGVPTPPSSGFSSTSDSRTHPQLDLLHPTKDKVDAAIGDVLTKPWLPLPLGLKPPSLDSVLVELQRQGIPEIPPTTSASTSTSTASAGV from the exons ATGCTTGCTTTGGCATCGTTGAGAAACTGTAGCGATGAAAGAAAAGGAGCAGAAAACCTTGAGATGGAGGGTAGTACTTTTTCTATTGGAGTGGATGATGATTTTTCAACTGGTAACTTACTCGACGATATCGATTTTGATGACCTTTTTGTCGGTATGGATTACGGGGATGTGTTACCAGATTTGGAGATTGACCCAGAGATTCTTGCTGAGTTCTCAGTTAGTGGAAGTGGTGAAGAATCTGAATTTCATAATCTATCATCATCAATATCAAATGATCAGGAATTTTTATTCTTCGATGACGATAACAAGCAACATATTGTTAAAAGatcagaagaagatgaagacagtGGTTCAGGGTCAGCAGGTTCATGTTTGAGTAGTAGAGGTGATGAGATTGTGAGTAAAAGAGATGACTCATCTTCAACAAAAGCGGATAATGATAACCAATCTCAAAAGGATTCGAGTAAATGTCGTAAATCGACATCATCCTCGCAATCTAAAGGGTCATCACAAGGAAAACGAAAAGTGAAG GTTGATTGGACGCCAGAGCTGCACAGGAGATTTGTGCAAGCAGTGGAGCAACTAGGGATGGATAAGGCAGTCCCTTCAAGGATTTTAGAGATTATGGGCATCGACTGTCTCACTCGCCACAATATCGCAAGCCACCTCCAA AAATATCGATCCCATCAAAAACATTTGTTAGCTAGAGAGGCAGAGGCAGCAAGTTGGAGCCAAAGAAGACAACTTTATGGAGGCGGTGGTGCTGCCTCAAGAGGAAATACTAATAATAAGATTAGATCTGaacctcatcatcctcatcataacCCATGGATTGCACCAACAATGGGTTTCCCACCTCCGACACCTCCAAATCTTTTACATCCATATAGACCTTTGCACGTGTGGGGTCATCCAACGGTGGATCCTTCGTCCATGCACGTGTGGCCtaaacatcttcttcatcatgcACCTTCTCCACCACCTCCTCCTACTTCTCATCCTCGATGGCCACCACCTCCTCCGTCTCTAACTCCTACATCGTCTCCGCCTGACCCTTCTTCGTTTTGGCACCCTAACCATCACCAACGACTA GTATCAAACAATGCTCTTACGGCAGGGACTCCTTGCTACCctcatcaacaacaactaggaACAATG AGGCCAATATCGTCTGCACCACTAGTACCAGGAATTTTACCACCAGCACATGCCACCATGTACAAATTAGAGCACGGCATTGGCGGCGTTCCAACACCACCGAGTTCTGGATTTTCATCAACATCAGATTCCCGGACTCATCCCCAACTTGACCTCCTCCATCCG ACCAAAGACAAAGTAGATGCAGCAATTGGAGATGTACTAACAAAACCGTGGTTGCCACTTCCTCTTGGTCTTAAGCCTCCTTCACTTGATAGTGTTTTGGTTGAACTCCAACGTCAAGGCATTCCAGAGATCCCTCCCACAACCTCTGCTTCAACTTCTACATCTACTGCCTCCGCTGGTGTTTGA
- the LOC113318122 gene encoding transcription activator GLK1-like isoform X1 → MLALASLRNCSDERKGAENLEMEGSTFSIGVDDDFSTGNLLDDIDFDDLFVGMDYGDVLPDLEIDPEILAEFSVSGSGEESEFHNLSSSISNDQEFLFFDDDNKQHIVKRSEEDEDSGSGSAGSCLSSRGDEIVSKRDDSSSTKADNDNQSQKDSSKCRKSTSSSQSKGSSQGKRKVKVDWTPELHRRFVQAVEQLGMDKAVPSRILEIMGIDCLTRHNIASHLQKYRSHQKHLLAREAEAASWSQRRQLYGGGGAASRGNTNNKIRSEPHHPHHNPWIAPTMGFPPPTPPNLLHPYRPLHVWGHPTVDPSSMHVWPKHLLHHAPSPPPPPTSHPRWPPPPPSLTPTSSPPDPSSFWHPNHHQRLVSNNALTAGTPCYPHQQQLGTMRPISSAPLVPGILPPAHATMYKLEHGIGGVPTPPSSGFSSTSDSRTHPQLDLLHPLQTKDKVDAAIGDVLTKPWLPLPLGLKPPSLDSVLVELQRQGIPEIPPTTSASTSTSTASAGV, encoded by the exons ATGCTTGCTTTGGCATCGTTGAGAAACTGTAGCGATGAAAGAAAAGGAGCAGAAAACCTTGAGATGGAGGGTAGTACTTTTTCTATTGGAGTGGATGATGATTTTTCAACTGGTAACTTACTCGACGATATCGATTTTGATGACCTTTTTGTCGGTATGGATTACGGGGATGTGTTACCAGATTTGGAGATTGACCCAGAGATTCTTGCTGAGTTCTCAGTTAGTGGAAGTGGTGAAGAATCTGAATTTCATAATCTATCATCATCAATATCAAATGATCAGGAATTTTTATTCTTCGATGACGATAACAAGCAACATATTGTTAAAAGatcagaagaagatgaagacagtGGTTCAGGGTCAGCAGGTTCATGTTTGAGTAGTAGAGGTGATGAGATTGTGAGTAAAAGAGATGACTCATCTTCAACAAAAGCGGATAATGATAACCAATCTCAAAAGGATTCGAGTAAATGTCGTAAATCGACATCATCCTCGCAATCTAAAGGGTCATCACAAGGAAAACGAAAAGTGAAG GTTGATTGGACGCCAGAGCTGCACAGGAGATTTGTGCAAGCAGTGGAGCAACTAGGGATGGATAAGGCAGTCCCTTCAAGGATTTTAGAGATTATGGGCATCGACTGTCTCACTCGCCACAATATCGCAAGCCACCTCCAA AAATATCGATCCCATCAAAAACATTTGTTAGCTAGAGAGGCAGAGGCAGCAAGTTGGAGCCAAAGAAGACAACTTTATGGAGGCGGTGGTGCTGCCTCAAGAGGAAATACTAATAATAAGATTAGATCTGaacctcatcatcctcatcataacCCATGGATTGCACCAACAATGGGTTTCCCACCTCCGACACCTCCAAATCTTTTACATCCATATAGACCTTTGCACGTGTGGGGTCATCCAACGGTGGATCCTTCGTCCATGCACGTGTGGCCtaaacatcttcttcatcatgcACCTTCTCCACCACCTCCTCCTACTTCTCATCCTCGATGGCCACCACCTCCTCCGTCTCTAACTCCTACATCGTCTCCGCCTGACCCTTCTTCGTTTTGGCACCCTAACCATCACCAACGACTA GTATCAAACAATGCTCTTACGGCAGGGACTCCTTGCTACCctcatcaacaacaactaggaACAATG AGGCCAATATCGTCTGCACCACTAGTACCAGGAATTTTACCACCAGCACATGCCACCATGTACAAATTAGAGCACGGCATTGGCGGCGTTCCAACACCACCGAGTTCTGGATTTTCATCAACATCAGATTCCCGGACTCATCCCCAACTTGACCTCCTCCATCCG CTGCAGACCAAAGACAAAGTAGATGCAGCAATTGGAGATGTACTAACAAAACCGTGGTTGCCACTTCCTCTTGGTCTTAAGCCTCCTTCACTTGATAGTGTTTTGGTTGAACTCCAACGTCAAGGCATTCCAGAGATCCCTCCCACAACCTCTGCTTCAACTTCTACATCTACTGCCTCCGCTGGTGTTTGA